GGGGACGAAGCGGGCCCCGGGCTGGTCGCCCGGGGCCCGTCGCTGCGTGAGCCGCTCACTAGTAGTAGTAGCTCCCGCTCGCTGCCGCGCCGATGATCATGACGATGAAGCCGATGTACATTACGACAAGCAACACGCCGAGCGCGATGGTGCAGTACCCGTAGATGACCGCGGTGAGCGCGAGGCCGCGCCCTGCGTCTCCGGTGCGCTTGATCTGGTTCAACCCAAGGTGCCCGAAGATGATTCCGGCGATGGGCGCGATGAACGCAAGGATGATCGCCACAAGCGCGTACGTGTTTGTGTCCTTGACGGTTGTGCGCTGCGGGGTGGCTGCTGCAGCCTGGTACGCGTAGGCGGGCGTCTCGTATCCGTACTGCGGCGCGGCGGTGCTTGCAGCGTCAGTAAGCTGCGCCCCGTGCG
Above is a window of Leucobacter aridicollis DNA encoding:
- a CDS encoding DUF4190 domain-containing protein, producing MMSTTDPTVPAEHQPQPASEQPTEQLPHGAQLTDAASTAAPQYGYETPAYAYQAAAATPQRTTVKDTNTYALVAIILAFIAPIAGIIFGHLGLNQIKRTGDAGRGLALTAVIYGYCTIALGVLLVVMYIGFIVMIIGAAASGSYYY